In Methanoregula sp., the sequence TACACTCTTCTTCAGTAGCATCCTCCCTTGCGTACTTCAGGTTCGCCATGATCGTATCAGAGAAGAGGAACGGTTCCTGCTGCACCTGCGCGATCTGGACCCGGAGCGTGTCCTGCCGGACTTCCCGCACGTCATTGTTATCGATACGGATGACTCCGTTCTCGATATCATAGTACCGGGTCAGGATATTGATGATCGTGCTCTTGCCGGCGCCGGTTGGTCCGCAAAGCCCGAATACCTGCCCGGGGAGGGCATGGAACGTATTATCGGTAAGAATCCGTCGCCCCGGTATATACGAGAAGTCCACGTGGTCAAAGACGACATCCCCGGAAACCGCCGGCATCGCAGGAGCGTTCATCCGGTCATCCACGCGGGGCTTCTGGTCCAGAACCTCAAAGACGCGTGATGCGCCCACGACAGCATTCAGGATCTGGGCATACGAAGAGAAGATGGTCGTAAAGGCGCCCAGAAGGCTGAACGAGAACCCGATGAACGCGATCAGGGTGCCGATCTCTGCCATCCCGTTCATCACCATAATGCCCCCGAAAATGAGGAGGGTGACGATCACAATGGTGGTAAAGATGTTCGATACCTGCTGGCTGATGAGTGCGGAGAACTGGGCTTTCTCCCCGATATCGGCTACCTTCCGGCTCATGGCAGAGAACCGCTTCGATGCCGCGTCCTGCTGGCGGCATGCGATAACCGTCTTTGCGCCGGAGATCCATTCCTCGGCAAACCCGTTTAAGTCCCCGGTCCTGCCCTGCAGCAGCACAAACGCCGGGCCGGACGTTTTTGTAATCAGCCACGAGACCCCGACCAGTACGAGGACAATAATATAGGACAGGATTGTTAAGGACGGGCTGACGAGCAGCATGACAACACTGGTGATGATGATCGTCATCACGGCCTGGCCGGTCTGGAGCGCTCCGATACTGATGAACTGCTCAATCACCTGGGTATCATTGGTCACCCTGCTCATCAGTTCACCGATGGGACGCCGGTCAAAGAAGTCCAGGGACATCGTCTGGATATGGGCAAAGAGATCGATGCGGAGCTGATAGAGGGCTTCCTGAGATATACCCGAGAGCAGCTTCTGGGAGATTGCTCCCGAGATCCAGATGACCAGACCTCCTGCTACCAGCCAGATGATCACCTGGTATAAGGGTTCAACCGGCCCGGGGCCGGCTGAGATGATGTTGGTCGCAGTCCCCATCAGGAGCGAGAAGACCGCTTCAAGCAGGGCAAATACTGCCATGAGGATAATGACAACCGCAAGCTTCAGCCGGTGGGGGGCCATGTACCCCATAAACCGTTTCACCGTGGGGATCATCGGAGGCAGGTCTTCTTCGTCCAGCGGAACCGGTATGGCCCTCATGCTGTTTCACCCCCGACGATCCCTTTTCCGAGCTGGGAATCGTAGATCTCTTTATACTCCGGGCTTGTCCGGAGCAGATCCTCGTGACACCCGGACGCAATGATCCGGCCGTTTTCCAGAAGGATGATCCGATCGGCCGAGATCACCGTGCTGATCCGTTGCGCTACCAGCAGTTTTGTGGCCCCGGCAAACCTCCGGTTGATCGCGTCCTGAATCCGGGCTTCAGTTGCCACATCGCAGGCACTCGTGCTGTCATCGAGGATCAGGATCTTCGGGTCTGCTGCAAGCGTCCGGGCGATCGCAAGGCGCTGCCGCTGGCCACCGGAGAAGTTTGCCCCGTGCCGGGCAACAGCATCATCGTACTGCCGGGGAATATTCCGGATAAACCCGTCAGCATCCGCGTCCGTTGCTGCGGAGACAATGTTCTCCTCTGACGGGTTTTCTGTGGCAAACAGGAGGTTATCGCGGATCGTGCCGGAGAAGAGGTTCGGCTGCTGGAGGCAGATCCCGACAATTCCCCGCAGGGTATGCTGTGGGATCTCCCGCACATCAGTCCCGTCAATGGTGATCCTGCCCGAAGTAACATCATAGAACCGCGGGACCAGGTGGACGAGCGTTGATTTCCCGGAACCCGTGGGGCCTAAGAAACCGATCGTCTCTCCCGGTTCCGCGGAGAACGTGATGTCCTGCAATACCATTGGGCCGGGTTTTCCCTCAGGGCCGGTATACCCGAAGCTGACATGATCGAAGACAAGCCGGCCCTTCACGG encodes:
- a CDS encoding ABC transporter ATP-binding protein is translated as MRAIPVPLDEEDLPPMIPTVKRFMGYMAPHRLKLAVVIILMAVFALLEAVFSLLMGTATNIISAGPGPVEPLYQVIIWLVAGGLVIWISGAISQKLLSGISQEALYQLRIDLFAHIQTMSLDFFDRRPIGELMSRVTNDTQVIEQFISIGALQTGQAVMTIIITSVVMLLVSPSLTILSYIIVLVLVGVSWLITKTSGPAFVLLQGRTGDLNGFAEEWISGAKTVIACRQQDAASKRFSAMSRKVADIGEKAQFSALISQQVSNIFTTIVIVTLLIFGGIMVMNGMAEIGTLIAFIGFSFSLLGAFTTIFSSYAQILNAVVGASRVFEVLDQKPRVDDRMNAPAMPAVSGDVVFDHVDFSYIPGRRILTDNTFHALPGQVFGLCGPTGAGKSTIINILTRYYDIENGVIRIDNNDVREVRQDTLRVQIAQVQQEPFLFSDTIMANLKYAREDATEEECINAAKQANAHGFIVQQPNGYDTVLVDGGMNLSQGQRQMLTIARAIVANPRMLILDEATSNVDTRTEKLIQEGLLALQKDKTSFIIAHRLSTIRHADQILVIDKGAIIERGSHTDLMKKRGFYFDLYMSQFRGKLSGIVKE